From the genome of Podospora bellae-mahoneyi strain CBS 112042 chromosome 2, whole genome shotgun sequence:
CTCGACTGATCAACATGATGGGGCCTGAAATAAGGCCTTTGGCTGTCGCAACCTATGATCGTTCCAGTCAGAAATTTGACTCCATGAGAAGTAACAGATGCCTATTTACAATGTTCAAATCGCCTCGGCCGACACCAAGGGTGAAAGCAAGATTGTCCACCATGACATCAACTGCAGCTTGTGAGCCGAAAAGATCTGGACTTTGGTAGTATATGTTTCTGATTACTCAGGTGAGTGAGCCAACATCCCAGTCTTGGAGGTAAGTCCTCACAAACAGACCTCTTGGTGATCAACATTCCCGACAGTAAAGCCTCATGGGAAAGCTCAATGATGCATAGTAAGGCTTCTATCCACAGAACCAGTTAGATGAAATCGCTCGATACGCCCCGGTTGACTAACCAAATTTCTTCGCTTCCTGGATGGTACGACCTGGGAATCTCACCACACCAGCTTGGCGCGCCGCTGGCGGGCCTTGTGAGCGCCCAGGGCGTGATGCTCGGACAGTTCTGTAGGGAATAAGGATTTCGTTTCCGGTCGTGACAGCATCGACAATTGCTTCGAGAAGCGACTCGATTCGGTCGAGGGCACCATTGccagcgacagcgacgacATTGACCGCGTCGTAGTTGACAGAAGAGGCACCAGATGAATCTTGGCTGTGAGTACCAGTGCCTTGAGAATACCCCTCAGTTGAATTTGTCGATATTTCGTCCATGGTGATCGGGTTGGCGCCGACTTGCACCAACATCTGACAGATGATGCACAAGTCGCTTGCTTCTGCACTGGGGAAATACCCAGgctttccagctccttccCATTTTTACTTGCAATTACAGTAGTACTGCAATTGTTGCCAGCCCAGTGTTCCTTCCTCGTCGAGTTGACCTGATCACACACTGATCTGGCAGTGCTCCTTCCCAATGTCATCGGAAAGATTCCGACATGGATGAGGTCTCTCTCACATGCACTTTGGTGGGCCCGTGCGTCACTGCCAGGTTGACGGGTGGATCCCGTTGCTGCAACCCCTGAAATTCAACGGACGACGGGTGATCGCTGTGGCCCGATTGGCGAATCCAAGACAGCTCAGTCCACGGCCAAAATGTTTGCTGGCTCTTAAAACCAACTGTTCCTCCGCTCTTTCGTGGTACGGCACCATAATTTCGTATAGCTCGTCACGATGGGAAAGAAGGATGCTGCGGGAGTGTCCTCGGAcactcaacctctcctcgaGAAGTCCTCCACCAAGAAGCGCCTGAGCTTCGACCTCACCGATCATGTCGCAAAACGCCAGAGAATCGAAGAGCGAACTGACCATACACGATGGCGCATGCGCGACGACAAAGGACGCCAATCATGGGTGTATCTCGAGGACGACCAAGCTCTTCAAGATTGGCCCCAGAGCTTTGCTGACAAGTACTTTCTTGGCCTTCCTGTGGTACGTTCTTATAGGCTTTTCAGGGTTTTACCATGGTCGAAACACAGCTCGAAACACTACTAACAATGTCCTAAAGAATGCCCCCGATCTCCCAAAGCCGACGAACCCTCTCGATGCGGTCCGAAACGGTCTCGAATTCTTCGAAAAGCTCCAGCTACCCAGCGGTCACTGGGGTTGCGAATATGGCGGTCCCATGTTCCTGCTACCGTGCATCGTTATTGCTTGGTATGTCACCAAGACGCCAATTCCCTGGTATTACGCGACCGAGATCAAGAATTATTTGTTTGCGCGCGCCAATCCCGAAGACGGTGGCTGGGGTCTGCATATCGAGGGCGAGACATCAGTCTTTGGAACATCGCTCAACTACACTGTCCTGCGGATTGTAGGTGTTGATGCGGACCACCCGGTGATGGTCAAGGCTCGCGCCACTCTGCACAAGATGGGAGGAGCGACACATGCTCCCCACTGGGCCAAGTGGTGGTTGGCCGTGATGGGAGTTGCCCAGTGGGATATCGTTAACCCAACACCCCCCGAGTTGTGGCTTCTCCCAGACTGGGTCCCTATTGCCccttggagatggtggatcCACATTCGCCAAGTGTTTCTGCCCATGAGTTATCTGTGGTCCAAGAGGTGGCAGGCTGAGGAAACGGAACTGATCCGCTCCCTTCGGCAAGAGTTGTTTGTGGAGGACTGGGCCAAGATCAATTGGGCCTCGCAccgcaacaccatcaaccccaggGACAACTACCATCCCAAGACGTGGGTGCTCAACACGGTAAACTGGTGTCTTGTCAATATCTGGAACCCAGTTTTGCGGACACAGGCGATTGCTaagaagggcgaggagtGGGCTATGAAGCTCATCGAGATGGAGAATGAGAACACCGACCATGCTGATTTGGCCACGGTGTCAGGGCCCATGAACACGGTGTGCCTTTATGTCAAAGAGGGACCCGATTCCTATGCTGTGCGCAGGCATCGCGAGAGAGCCCACGAGTTCCTCTGGATGAAGGACGAGGGTTTGCTTGCCAATGGCACCAACGGTGTTCAGTGTTGGGATACTGCCTTTGCCATTCAGGCTGTGATGGATGCTGGTCTAACCGAGGATCCCCGTTGGCGGCCAATGCTGATGAAGGCGCTCGAGTTCTTGGATGATCAACAGATTCGCGAAAATGTCAAGGACCAGGACAAATGCTATCGCCAGCAACGCAAAGGCGGATGGGCCTTTAGCAACAAGGATCAAGGCTATGCTGTCAGCGACTGTGTTTCGGAAGCTCTCAAGTCTGTCATTATTCTCCAGAAGACTCCAGGTTTCCCAACCCTCATTGATGATCGGAGAATCTTTGACGCCATTGACACTCTTCTGACATACCAGAATCCTTCTGGCGGATGCTCGTCATATGAGCCCCCTCGCGCGGGTACTTGGATGGAGGTATTGAACGCTGCTGAAGTGTTTGGCAACATCATGGTCGAGTATGAGTATCCCGAGTGCACAACTGCGGTGGTCACGGCTTTGTCCCTCTTCCGCAAGCACTGGCCGGAATACAGAACCAAAGAGATCGAGCGCTTCATCGAGCGCGCCGTAAAGTGGATCAAGACTGCCCAGAAGCCACATGGTGGGTGGTATGGGAGCTGGGGTATTTGCTTTACTTATGCCACCATGTTTGCCCTTGAGAGTTTGGCCAGCATTGGTGAGACATATAAGAACAGCGATTATGCCAAAAGGGGCTGTGACTTTTTGATCTCCAAACAGAGAGAGGACGGTGGTTGGTCTGAACATTACAGGGTATGTTCTGCTTTTACATTTAGTCACAATTGCAGGATGCTAACATGATGCAGGCATGTGAGACGGGCGAGTACATTGAGCATCCTTCAGGATCGCAAGTTG
Proteins encoded in this window:
- the ERG7 gene encoding Lanosterol synthase (Oxidosqualene--lanosterol cyclase) (antiSMASH:Cluster_4; COG:I; EggNog:ENOG503NX15; BUSCO:EOG09260SIZ), which codes for MGKKDAAGVSSDTQPLLEKSSTKKRLSFDLTDHVAKRQRIEERTDHTRWRMRDDKGRQSWVYLEDDQALQDWPQSFADKYFLGLPVNAPDLPKPTNPLDAVRNGLEFFEKLQLPSGHWGCEYGGPMFLLPCIVIAWYVTKTPIPWYYATEIKNYLFARANPEDGGWGLHIEGETSVFGTSLNYTVLRIVGVDADHPVMVKARATLHKMGGATHAPHWAKWWLAVMGVAQWDIVNPTPPELWLLPDWVPIAPWRWWIHIRQVFLPMSYLWSKRWQAEETELIRSLRQELFVEDWAKINWASHRNTINPRDNYHPKTWVLNTVNWCLVNIWNPVLRTQAIAKKGEEWAMKLIEMENENTDHADLATVSGPMNTVCLYVKEGPDSYAVRRHRERAHEFLWMKDEGLLANGTNGVQCWDTAFAIQAVMDAGLTEDPRWRPMLMKALEFLDDQQIRENVKDQDKCYRQQRKGGWAFSNKDQGYAVSDCVSEALKSVIILQKTPGFPTLIDDRRIFDAIDTLLTYQNPSGGCSSYEPPRAGTWMEVLNAAEVFGNIMVEYEYPECTTAVVTALSLFRKHWPEYRTKEIERFIERAVKWIKTAQKPHGGWYGSWGICFTYATMFALESLASIGETYKNSDYAKRGCDFLISKQREDGGWSEHYRACETGEYIEHPSGSQVVMTAWAVIALMKADYPNLEHIKKGIKLIMDRQQSNGEWLQEAIEGVFNKSCMISYPNYKFTFTLKALGMFARKYPNETVV